Part of the Brassica oleracea var. oleracea cultivar TO1000 chromosome C8, BOL, whole genome shotgun sequence genome is shown below.
TGGAGTAACACGAGAAAATAAACTAAATGGACCGATAAAACTTATAGGGAATGCATTAAATAAATTGCTACGCTTAACTGTCTATCTTGGACATGAATAAAGAAATCTGGAAAGATAAATTTGTAATAATTATATAGATATAGTATGTTTTAATGACAAACCTCCATTAGTAGACAGTAGATTACAGTTAAAATGCACCAACTCTTTTTTAGTGTGATCATAATAAGCCTAATATGTTAGGTGGAAACAAAACAATGAACATAGTTCAGATTGAATGAAACGAAAATTAGCATTACTGCTCATCACTTTTAGGAAGAAAATATTTACAATTACTAATGGAACTAGGTTAAGATCCGCGCCTTGCGCGGGATCAACATTATATATATAAATTATTTTATGTATTAAATATTTTTACATATTATAAAATAATAAATATATATTAAATAATTAAAAGTCAGTAACTATTAAAAATATAATTAAATTGGTGCAAACATATAAATCAATTGTATTAATCTAAATTTTTTTTTTATTTGATAGGATATGTTATTAAATTTAAATNNNNNNNNNNNNNNNNNNNNNNNNNNNNNNNNNNNNNNNNNNNNNNNNNNNNNNNNNNNNNNNNNNNNNNNNNNNNNNNNNNNNNNNNNTAATTAATTAAATTAGACTTTTTACTTATATAATTTTTGTAATCGTTTGTATTTTGTCATAACAAAAATTTTAAACCATGGATCATAAAATTTGAATGTGAGACTTTTAACAGTTTTAGTAATTTATAGCCGTTTGTAAAAATTCAAAATATAACATATACATAAAAATCTATATTTTTATTATATGGTTATTGTGGTTATTTAATTTATTTAATAGCTTAAAATTAAACAAATATGATAGAAGATACACTATTTTTTATCAAATCTTTATTATTCAAAATCATTAATTGCCATATATACTTTAGCCACATTAGGAAATTCCGTAAATTTTATTTAAGGAAATAATAAAGTACATTAATGATGAATTTATTGTTAGTTTAATAAAAAGCTTATTATATAATTAGATGGACCAACATATTTCTCTAATGATTCTAAGAATCATTCTAGTGATGACACGTGGCTACAAAAAGAAGTTGTAATGCTTCTCAAATAATATATAGGGGATACGCCAATGATCAGTTTTAGGTGGTATTTAGTGATTATTTTAAATATGATTGTACTTGCAATAGTTTAAATGTGATAAACTCACTTGATTTATTACTTCCTCAATTAACACAGCAGAAGTACAACCACAAGAAAAAATGTTCACTAAGTCTTAATGGTTAGTCGCGTCCAGCAAAATATGATATGGTACATTTGAGGCGTTTTAATTCTTTCTACGACCATTAGTCGATGAGTGCCTAAGTTTTCAATAAAAATAAAATCGCTGAGTAAATTCATTCATTAATTATAATTAACTGTATTTTCTTTTTGATAGTTAAAATTACCTATCAACATTTATTATGCTTTTCGTTATAAAAATTTGGCTAGACAAGAACATAATACGATATGAAAAGGAAAGGAAGAGGACAACAAATGGCCGAAGATATTGGTTGCTATTCATTAATAATGGTCGGCTAGCAGTTACTTCAAATGAAAATATATGATGATAGTTTACCAGGGGGAAAAACCGAGTGGCCGCCTAGATTAATAATAATGTACATGTATCCTCGCAATCCTTATTATTGGTATCGTTAATGGCCGGCCCTCACAATATGAAAGCCACAAGCTGACAAGCCTAATGTATATATAAATATATATATATATGAGCAAAATTGTTACCTCTATTTCACTTCCTACAAGCCATGATCACCACTACATTACATAGACTGACCGACGTTACTTGACAGTTATTTTTATGGCTGCTGAAATAGCTAGAGGATATTTACGAAGGACGCAAGTCCAAACTTATTTTTGGTATCGTTGTTGCCTTCCTACCCGACTTCTAATCTTTTTTTTTTTTGATAACCGTGGAAATCCGACGATCGAGGTTAACCGACTAATCCTACGAGGCCCACGACACTTCACGTATTCTCGCCATTTGTAGCCAGCAGGGATTGAACTAGAATATTCGACTTCTCTGCATAAGCATAATGCATGTTAATGAAATACAAAATCACAAAGTGTGGCTTGTTTGATTCAAGCACTCCTTACCCTTGTCTCTTTGGCACGAAAGTGAAAATGGTTCTACATAAACTAGATTATCTCCGGTAAATCTTCTTTCATTTATATGATATTTACTTTTTAGCAAAAAAAAATTGTTGGAGCTTATAATTGGTTGGTTAGCAGTTTCTGTTATGAAGTTACTTTTGAGTAAAGATGTATCGTGTATAATGCCATTATTTTTTGAACAAAAAACAGTTGATTTTTGTTTATGACAGATCATACAGTTTTTTTAAACCAATTGATTTTAATTATCCTTTTATCATATAAACGGTTAAAGTAAATACAATGCTTAGAAAATCAATGTAGAGAATTGATATTCAACTAATACGTCATATAGCACATGATAAAGTCTTGCATTAATTAAACAAACTAAGGGGGTGTATTGAACTAATGATTTTAGAATGTTTGGTGGATTCAACAATAACTGGGATTTAAAGTGAATTTAAGAGATAACTATTTGATTTTGTTTGGATTTTTTAAAAAGTCGGTACTTTGGTAAGATTTTTTTATTTAAATTTCAGAGTGGTTTAGGTGATTTATATTCTTCTGAATGTATGTAGAGGTGTTAGAGCTTATGAATCAATGGAAACTTTCAATTCTACATACACTATATAAACCACGCCTCTTACACATAATACAAAAGTCAAAAACAAAGAGAAAGGAAAAATAAAATCATCAACTAAAAAATTAGAAACATACAAAAAATTCTAGAAATTTGTTCTTCAGGGAAAATGAAAGTGAATTTTTCCACTAACTCTGGTATGAATACAAAAGTTACTCTCACCAACGAAACAAGCATATACAATACAGACTTCTTCTACAGATTTATATACTTCAAAATGATAAATTTCAGAAGCAAATGAGAACTGCGGGATCCTCTTATCGGATATAAAGACGAGATGTCCACGACCATTAACCTTTGAATCCCCAAACTGTCTTCTAAGAAGAACTGGAATATTTCCGTAACTTCAAAAAATCTCATCAAAAAACACATGATAGAGGTGGTATTTCACTATGCCTATTTTTAAGTAAAAAAGGGTGCAAAGTCATCCGAAATCATGTTTTTAACAAATTAATTCTTGAAAAAGATAATTTGTTTTGAATAACAGTGAATTTGATTTAAGTTTTATAAGTAGTTTATTCAATAACAGAAGATTTCAAATGATTTTACATAAATTATATATTCAATAACAGGAGATTTGATTAAATATTTGGAAATCACTAGTTGAATAACATGAGATTTTAAAGAAAACCCAAAATATTCTAAAACTCGTAGTTCAATACACTGTTTGCCAATGTTATACGTCATAGGGTGTATGTGTTGAAACAAAACTGATTTAATATATCAAATTATGGGCCAAACTATGTGCAGGGTCACGATTCAACTACAAAAATAAACGGGCTAAAGCCCATTGTATATTTTCGGTATCCCTTTTTTGTCAATACAAGTGCTGACAAAAAAACATACTCCTATGATTTAACTTGTTATACCCCCAAAAGTTAAGAGTTATTCTTGGGTTCACTAGGTTCACCAACCAATAGGATTTCATTATTTCAAATTCGATATTTAAAAAAGAAAAAACAAAATATTGTCAAGTTATATTATGTTTAAAAAAAAAAAATAGTAGTTATAGAAAAAAGAATTTTAAAAAACATATTTTTAACGTCGTCAGCAAAATAATGTTTATCTACGAACCTGAAATTACTTGAAAACCAGAATTAAACCAGAATTAAACCCTAAGCCATTGGATAAATCCTAAACTCTAAATAAAAAACGCTAAACACTAAAACCCTAAACCCTAAGCCCTAAATCCTAAACCCTAAACGCTTGAGTGTTTTAGTGTTTAGTGATTTGGATTCAGAGTTTAAGATTTATCCTAGAGTTTAGGGTTTACCCAAGGGTTTAGGGTTTAGGATTTATGGTTTATGGATTAGGATTTAGGGTTTAATGTTTTGCTGACGACGTTAAAAATATTTTTTTTTGTAATTACCACTATTTTTTATTTTTATTTTTTTACCTTTTAATTTTAAAAACATAATATAATTTGACAATATTTTGTTTCCTTTTTTAAAAGATATCGAATATGAAATAGCACAATCCTATTGGTTGGTGAACCTAGAGGTTCACCCTAGGGGTGAACCCAATAATAAGTCAAAAGTTAATACTCCATTTGTTCCTAGATATAAGATGTTTAGAAAAAAACATACATATTAATTGAAAATTATTTTTTTGTCTAGAAAGTATCATTAAAACTACAAAATAATTGTATTTAACCAATTACAAAATAAATTATTAAATATGATTGGTTACATAGTTTTTAATAAAGTAAAAGTTACCTAGAAAGTTAAAAACATCTTATATATTGGAACATCAATTTTTTTTGGAATATGTTGTACTACATAACTGAACTAGAGGAGTATGAGATATTCAAAAACTTAAATGCAACCATATGTCAAGTGAATGTTAGTTTAGCAAATGAATCTTAGTTTAGCAATTTTTTATTCATATTGAAAGACTGGTCTCAATATATCGTTTAAAATAAAAGTTCATACATAAATGAATTGCAGAAATGGTTTCCCAGCTAGAATCTGAATTTATAGAGTGAGAAGACAAGTGTTCCACGTTAAACAACCAAAAAAGAAGTCAATGATTGGGAAAATAAATAATAAAAAGAAAAAGAAATAGTGGAGTACAGTTTGCTTGTACAGCTAATAAAACATGAAATACAGATGGACTTCTCTTTGGTTGTCAAAAGCATAGACAAAGTCAACTAACTGTAATGATTATTTAAGCTACCTAAAATAATGCCATTAAGATGAATAAAACCAAAGTAAATTTAATTAGTAACTCGAGTCTCAGAAACTTAGGTCCCGTTTCATTCATACGGTCAGTAGATTTCCACCTGGCACTCTTTTGATTGGGTGTTTGGGTAATTATCGTCACGAACTATAAAAAGCTTGGTGTAGTGTAGGTCCCATCTTTTGCGCCGTTGGATAGGTTTCCTCTTTTCCTCTAGACGAATCCACTAGGTCTATTTAAACGGAATCTCTATATAGTTTGCTTACTGTTTCTACAGTTTTATTTACATTTTATCCCTAAAATAAACTAATTTTCTTGTCAAATCCTTATAAACCCTTCAATTGCTAGAATAAGCAATCTCCTATAAAACCAAACTTGATATAAACCAAGGGCTAAGTAACTAGACTGTAAATAAACATCTATTAGATGATTCTTGATTATTTTTTCTTCATGTATTTAACATTAACTTTCTTATTTTGTAGGGGGTTTAATAGAAAATCGTAAAGTACGAGGTGATAATTAGAATTAAACAAAACAAGTGGTCTGAATTGTAATTAAGAAGTTCTTGCTAACTAAGAAAACGTGAATCTGGTCCTCCCGGTAACCAGTTGACACGGCTTTTTGTTTCGAAAGAATCGAAAGAGAAGAGAGAGTAGAGGAGAAGACTGAGTCTCGTCTCGTCTCTTCGCTTCAACCTATAGCTGTTCTCTGCTCTTCGACAGATTCCTCTTTGCCCAAAAACGGTAAAAAAAAATCTCACAAAGTCTCAAATCTTTTTTTCATGAATTTCTCATAGAAACCACAATAAAAATCTCATCTTTTTAGTTGAATTGATCTGGGTTTATCACACCCTTCACGTAAAACGAGTTGCTGAACTCTTTGATCTAAAAAGTTAAAAACTTTAACAGATCGGAGGATAATGCAGTTTGACTCATAGCAACGAAGAGAAGCAGAAAGTTTTGATCTTTGGACATGGGTATGTTCCTATCCGACAAGGAGAACACAACCTCACCTCTACTCCAATTCCGCAACTGCTACAAAGTCGCAAGCCTCACAGAGACCATTCTAAACCCACTAAACGTTTCTAATTTAAGAGACCGTTACTTCCTCGGGGAACAGCTAGGCTGGGGCCAGTTCGGCGTGATCAGAGTCTGTTCCGACAAGTTAACAGGAGAGAGGCTCGCCTGCAAGTCAATCTCTAAAGACAGGCTCGTAACGCAAGACGACATGAAGAGCATCAAGCTCGAGATCGCCATCATGACTAAGCTATCTGGACACCCTCACGTCGTGGATCTCAAAGCGGTTTACGAGGAGGAGGACTATGTGCATCTTGTGATGGAGCTGTGCGCGGGAGGTGAGCTGTTTCATAAGCTGGAGAAGTATGGGAGATACTCTGAGGTCCGTGCAAGGGTGTTGTTCAAGCATTTGATGCAAGTGGTGAAGTTTTGTCATGATAATGGTATTGTCCATAGGGATTTGAAGCCAGAGAACATTCTCATGGCTACTGTGTCTTCTTCCTCTCCTATCAAACTTGCTGATTTTGGTTTGGCAACCTATATCAAGCCCGGTAATATATACTCCCTCTGTTCCGCAATGTTAGATTTTTTTAGACTTTTTCGCACAGTTAAGAAGTGATTAGTGTATATAAATATCTTGATTTATATGTAAGAAACAACTTTCTACTCCCTCTGTTTCGTTAAGTTAGATGTTTTAGAAAAAAAAATTGTTTCACAAAGATATATTTTTTGTATTTTCTACGAAAAAAATTGTTATATTTAAAAAAATTAATTGACTTTATTGAATTACTATTGATTAAAAATTATTGAAAATTGAAAATTACTGAAAACGATATATTTATTATAATGATTTATCTTTGTGAAACGGAGGGAGTATAATTTCAGACCAATAGTTTTAATCAACTTCTTGAATTTACCAATATTTTTTTTGAACTTATTAATTAAAGCATTGAAAACTTAAAAAAAAAAAATATCTCTGTGAAACAATTTTTTTTTTTGAAACATTAATCTTTGTGGAACGGGGAGAGTAGATAACTAAAACTAGAAACGTTCATGGACGTTGTTGTGTGTTCTAAGATGTGTGTTTTTGTGTTATGAAACAGGTGAGAAGTTAAGTGGGACGGTTGGTAGTCCGTTTTATATAGCACCGGAGGTGTTGTCAGGGGGGTATAACGAAGCAGCTGATGTATGGAGTGCAGGGGTTATTTTGTACATACTTCTCAGTGGAATGCCTCCCTTTTGGGGAAAGACTAAGTCAAAGATTTTTGATGCTGTCAGGGCTGCAGATTTGAGGTTTTCCGGTGAACCGTGGGACCGTATAACTTCACACGCCAAGGATTTGATCAGAGGGATGCTTTGCGTTGATCCTTCCCAAAGGTTGTCAGCTGATGATGTTCTAGGTATGTTGTGGAATGATAATATATTGGAAATTTCTTTTTTTTTATTTTTTATTTAATGAATTGATGATTTTGTGTTGCAGCTCACTCTTGGATGGAGGAGGTATCTGGATCAGGTCAAGAACAGTATGATGAAGATGGGGTTGGGTGTGAAGGGTTGGAGAATGGTGGATGCTCTTTCTCTACAGGATATGTTTCTAGGGAGCAAGACTATAGCTTTAACATGGGGCAGTTAGAGCCATTGGCTGATAATGATTGTAGATCATCATTCTCCTCTTTCTTACCTGCGGATAACAATATACAGACAGCTTCTGGCTTTGGTGGGTTTTCTTTTGATGGGGAACAACCTGAATCAACCTCTGTTGGCTTCTCAGTAACTGGACTTACATCTATGCCAAGCTTTAGCTTCTTTAGTCCAAGCTCAGCGATAACAGAGAACAACAACATTGGTGAAACAGATGGGAAAGTCAGAGGTACCTCCTCCTTCACTCTTCCTTGATTTAGAATGTTTGGGGGCTTATGATTGCTATTTATAGTTAGTTAGCATGAAAATCTATCATGTGAAAGAGCTGATCTTATCCCATTTTTATAGACACAAGCCCAAAGAGGTTACTGCCTTCAACGGATGCTTCTTCACAACTTGAGAGGGGCGAGGAAGGAGGTGAGAATCAGACAGAAGCAGGAGGAAAGGCAGAGACGAGAAGGGAAAGAGGAAACTGGGCAAGAATGTCAGGTCTACACAGCAAAAGAAACAGGACCATAGGACTTGGTGAGCTAGACCAGTTGGTGGTGGATGTTGCAGTCACTGAGTCGATCATTCGGTGGGCGTCTTGCACGCATATTCCCACTGCTCCATCCCTCAGATTGTCTCTCGTCTGCTGACAAGGAACCAATGGAAGAAGACGAAGAAGCAGACTCTTATGAGTATAATTATTGTATGTAAAGGACATCTGATTTTGGTCATGTATTGTTTTTGTAGTAACATCTTTCTATGGAAAAGTGATCTCAACTGTAAAAACAACCG
Proteins encoded:
- the LOC106312558 gene encoding calcium-dependent protein kinase 26, encoding MGMFLSDKENTTSPLLQFRNCYKVASLTETILNPLNVSNLRDRYFLGEQLGWGQFGVIRVCSDKLTGERLACKSISKDRLVTQDDMKSIKLEIAIMTKLSGHPHVVDLKAVYEEEDYVHLVMELCAGGELFHKLEKYGRYSEVRARVLFKHLMQVVKFCHDNGIVHRDLKPENILMATVSSSSPIKLADFGLATYIKPGEKLSGTVGSPFYIAPEVLSGGYNEAADVWSAGVILYILLSGMPPFWGKTKSKIFDAVRAADLRFSGEPWDRITSHAKDLIRGMLCVDPSQRLSADDVLAHSWMEEVSGSGQEQYDEDGVGCEGLENGGCSFSTGYVSREQDYSFNMGQLEPLADNDCRSSFSSFLPADNNIQTASGFGGFSFDGEQPESTSVGFSVTGLTSMPSFSFFSPSSAITENNNIGETDGKVRDTSPKRLLPSTDASSQLERGEEGGENQTEAGGKAETRRERGNWARMSGLHSKRNRTIGLGELDQLVVDVAVTESIIRWASCTHIPTAPSLRLSLVC